The nucleotide sequence attgatctgtgatccgtggtcgtttgagtgtgtgatctaatcattttgtgtcgatctaattgttaagagtttgaaattgatagatctaggtttcgctcttttagatccgattgttatcgattcatattctagatttgatcttttgtttgaatctaattgatcgtgtgatctgttttaaatcacctataacaactagatctacttgtgtgtcgtcgaaatctgattaacaaacctaccctgatcgcgtttctattgtgatttacttgttgtcgatttgaattctcGTTACTTGATAATCAAGATTTCTTTTACCGCCAGTTTATTTCAGTTTAAGATCTCTTGATCATCTACTGATTACGATCAGTTTATTGGAATTATTTACTGGTTGAGTGTTGTTATTGATTCTAGGTACCAATGgggaaagaatcagaagaagaagccgagctagtaaggaagaacaagatgctgagagatcaaatgaccgagcaaatgaatcagaccatgatctctactatggctgatatgcttaaggctagcatgaaggaattacgtgaggagatgagacaagagttgaggcaagctactggccagggacatagcaatgagtctagaaggaaccggcctactccagtacggcaagagcatgcgggttcacaagagaccgacaactactactcgcgcaatagaactgagcacaacccaactgagcgcagtagttcttcttctgaactgagcagaggaagatcaaggcgtgaacatgatggaagggggtcacgcaaagacaagctttcaggacttaagcttaagattccacccttccatggcaaggtggatccagatgcctacttggaatgggaaaagaagatcgagcttgtcttcaattgccaacactactccaatgcccaaaggatcaagattgcagcaactgaattctatgattatgtgttgagttggtgggatcaacttgtaactactagacggcttaaccaagagaatccggttgattcatggcacgagatgaagtcactcatgcgcaaacggtttgttccaagccattatcaccgcgacctacatcaaaagctgcgaagacttacccaagaaacacgaactgttgaagaatactatcaagacatggagttgctgatgttaagagctagtatcttggagaatagagaagctactatggcaagGTTTCTTGGAGGACTTAACCGCGAGATACAAGAcaatgtggagatgcaacactatgtggaaatagaagagatgttgcacaaagctattctagtggagcagcagctcaagaggaagggtaactcacgcagctatggatcgtctaagttccaccactctaaagaggagaaaacatcctatctgaaggatagcaagcctcagccgaaagaagagactaagccgagcagcgtatacagcaaagacaaaggcaaagctgaaattactagttcaagaactagagatgttaagtgcttcaaatgtcaagggcgtgggcattatgctaatgagtgcaccaacaaaaaggttatgattcttcttgagaatggagagtatgaatcagagGAAGAAAAGTTTGAGTCTGATCATGaggagtctgaagaagaaagtgaagtagaacccgtgaaaggaaggttgttggtgacaagaaggctcttgaacttgcaagccaagaatggagagcttgagcagcgagagaatctattctacacaaggtgtatggttcagggaaaggtgtgcagtctcattattgatggaggaagttgtgtcaatgtagctagtgagactatggtgaagaaattgggtttgaagattcagaaacacccaagaccctacagattgcagtggctcaatgaagagggcgagatgaaagtttctactcaagtactggttcctatagccattggtagatatgaagatgaagtcttgtgtgatgtgttgccaatggaagccagtcatatactccttggaagaccctggcagtatgatagacgtgtgaatcatgatggcttcaccaacaaacattcttttgaattcaacggaaagaagactgtgctggtgcctttgtctcctaaagaggttcatgaagatcaaatccaacttcagaaaaagaaagcgaaagagattgatctcaaacctgatcatgacaagcatcacagcctctatgccaaacagggagatatcaaaagaattctctactctcaaaattctattatcttgcttaGGTTTAAAGGGACTCTTCTAACAGTTACTGATCACACACCggatcatccgagtgaactagtttctcttttacaggagtatgcagatgtgtttccagaagatagccccattggattgcctccagtgcgtgggattgagcaccaaatagactttgtacctggttctacactgcccaaccgtccagcatacaggaccaatccagttgaaactaaagaactgcaaaaacaagtagaggagctgatggagaagggtcatatccgagagagtttgagtccttgtgcagttccagtgctccttgtgccaaagaaagatgggagctggcgcatgtgtgttgattgtagagcaatcaacaacataacagtgaagtatcgccaccctattcctagattagacgatatgcttgatgaattacATGGGTCttgcatcttttctaagatagatttgaaaagtggatatcatcagattaggatgaaagaaggagatgagtggaaaactgcgtttaaaactaaacatggcttgtatgaatggttagttatgccatttggattaaccaatgcgcctagtacattcatgagattgatgaatcatattcttaggtctttcataggcatctttgttgttgtgtactttgatgatatcttagtttacagcaaatgcttagaagatcatatagaacatcttagggctgttttggatgttttgagaaaggaaaagctatatgccaatctgaagaagtgcactttttgcacagataacttggtctttctaggttttgttgtaagtgcagatggtgtaaaggtggatcaggaaaagatcaaagcaatacaagagtggccgagtccaactacagtgggagaagtaagaagttttcatggactggcaggtttctataggcgctttgtgaaggatttcagcactctagcagctcccctaactgagataatcaagaaggatgtaggattcaagtggggagaagctcaagaagccgcattccaactccttaaagagaagcttactcaatctcctcttctcatacttcctgatttttctaaaacatttgaaatagaatgtgatgcctcaggaattgggattggtgctgtgttgatgcaggataaaagacctattgcttacttcagtgagaaactcagtggagctactctcaactatgccacttatgacaaagaactctacgccttggtgagagctctacagacttggcagcactatctctggccaaaggagtttgtcattcacaccgaccatgagtctctcaagtatcttaaaggacaaagtaagctcagcaagagacatgctagatgggtagaattcattgaaaccttcccgtatgtgatcaaatataaacaaggtaaggagaatatagttgctgatgcactatcccgaaggtatgtcctcttaactactcttgatgctaagttgctaggctttgagcagattaaagaaatgtatgaatctgatcctgactttcaagaagcttataaatcatgtgctaagtacgcttcaggacattattttaggcatgatggattcttattctatgacaatcgtttatgtgtgcctaattgctctttgagagatctatttgtcagagaatcccatggaggaagcttgatgggtcattttggtatagcaaaaactcttaaagttttgcaggatcacttctattggccgcatatgaaaagagatgtggagagaatctgtggaaggtgcacaacttgcaagcttgcaaagtctaaagttcaacctcacggtttgtatactcctttgcctattcctactcatccttggaatgatatatctatggattttgttatgggtttgcctagaactaggactggaaaggattctatctttgtggttgttgatagattctctaaaatggcacatttcatagcttgcaataagactgatgatgcattacatgtagctaatttgttctttaaagaagtggtacgtttgcatggaatgcctaggactatagtttcagatagagatactaaattccttagctacttttggaaaacattgtggtctaaactaggaactaagctattgttttctactacttgtcatccacaaactgatgggcagactgaagtagttaatagaaccttaggtactctcctgcgtgcattcatcaaaaagaacttgaaatcatgggaagattacttacctcattgtgaatttgcatacaatcatgctatgcattctgcttctaagttttctccgtttgaaattgtttatgggttcaatcccatctcacctttggatctaatacctttacctgagtgtgaaagggttagtatggatgggaaaaagaaagctgagatggttcagcagattcatgagcaagctaagcgcaatctagaagagaaaactaagcaatacgccaaacaagccaacaagggaaggcgtgagatgatctttgaagttggagatcaagtatgggttcacttgaggaaagaaaggtttccaaaagagaggaagtctaagctaatgccgaggattgatggcccttttgaagtcaccaagaggatcaatgacaatgcctacaaacttgatctgcaaggtaagtacgacataagtgatagcttcaatgttactgacttgatcccttttgttgcagatgagccagatttgaggacaaatccttttcaagagggaggggatgatgtgatcatggaccaactagctaatggagatgatgaggatctggataagccgactgatggagatgttctagtCTTGCCAcaaggacctatgactcgatcaagatcaaggaagctcacgcaagttattggaggattggttaagatgtcatggaagcaagaggaatgtcttggtagaagcttgatcaaccaagacacacttatcaccattcaagctacttcaccatcaagctgatcatcaactaggCAAGCaatctatgtgtgctctttttccctatctttggttttgtcccaatgggttttccaaagataggtttttaacgaggccatagatttgcttctcaaaacccttagttgatgatctcgatccaaccttatcccggatcaaccttatgttatattatgtctttcatttcatgttttcaaacttgtcttttgtttctatttccaagagagcgtgtgcttttactctcttgatagttttcgagaagcttggagtctgttccaacttctcttatataagtgtgcTTTGAACCCCTTTATCAAgaataaattatctttttatcaaaacctttctttgttctctctactgcttgtccgcgagttgttgagtgttcttgttggtgtgtagtatccagcaacccaagagtgtctatctcggtgtgtcatatccgatctagtcacttaggagtatcaaggagcctttccgcagcctcttgtgtcaccaatcgatccacaaccttgtagagcttgagtctttgattcgttctagcaaggatctatcccatactatccagagaagcaatctaagGACGTATTAGTCTATTTGCACCCTTTGCTCAATAATGAATTCTTTCTCCTTGCTTTCTGCTCAGAACCATGAATTATTTTCTGCACAGAGATGTGGACAGTGTATATGCTTTTGTAATGGGGAAGTTTATATGTCTACGGCACCGTTGCTAAGTATCTTTCATGCTCGCATATGTATTTTTTAAGGCCAGCATGGCTGAGTCTAGATTATACATATCAGCTGATGGAACCTGCAAAATGAAGAGTGATGTTCCAATGTAGTGGATGTAAAGTTTGTTAGAATCGGTTTTATTATAGGCTTTCAACTTAAAACTAATTGGTGATAAGTGAATTGACcataaccctttatatattatgtaagtTTCTCTTGAATTTTCGATGTGGGATATTTATCCTTAATATCCCTcttcgagatgatggctcttatcGGCGAAAAATCTCTGAAATTTAGGACATCtatactcggtcgagcgagtTTAAACGACCTTTTTACCCGGTCGGAAGGGTTAAGTATGCCATTTATATCCGGCCGGAGGATTATATTAATTAAGAGTTTAGGATATTTAGGATCTGACATCTGATATCATGTTAGAATCGGTTTATTATGAACTTCAAATCTAAAACCAATCGGTGATAAGTGGATTATCcctaactttttatatattaccTAAGGTGCCTTAAATTTTCAATATGGGATATTTATCCTTAATAAAGTTGCAAACACAGAAATAAGAGAAtctatgaaaaatgaaaaagaagaagagtgtcTGTTTATAAGAACAGCAAAATTGAATGATTTTCCCGCTATCGAAACCAACAACACAATCCTTCACAGAAACAAGATGCACAATGAAATCCAATGGTATGTACTAACTTACTATAAACAATGTTATATGAATTTGTGTTCCAAAGATAATATAACTAAATTCAAATTGCCTATATATAATAACTTAACTCAATTTGActtcatcggacgtccgcttcccgcttcggaaccggaatcggaatcggaaccttgtggaagcttgcggaatctcgcttccaaaacgtttctaaaatattctctttaaaaacttgttggaagcttacgattccgttttggaatcacgcttccgtttttaaaaaaatgcaatgtatatcaataaaatataaaaccatagttttaatctatataaaataaaaaaatcaatagtaatgaatattgagttataaatatacaaatattaaaaataatactataaattatgtttatgcattgagattttttattaaagatatagcacaagttgaaatatattgtgtcaattatttatgaagtattaaaaataattaatataacattttttgtaaacttcatttatgtgtatttttacagttttaatataaaataatttcaaaattattataaatgaataaatgcattatttcaaatttaaatcataaatttttagtcctaattttttttaaattaatatatatatatatatatatatatatatttatttatatatggatatacgcttccaacacgtaccaacttcctaatattttaaaaaatctcgcttctgcgcttctttacgcttccgcttccacgtacccgcttccgtttccatgtaacagAGGTAACAATTTCGTGTTTTTCTTAGCCACGAGTTAGATACGAATAGTCATGTTTTCTATCCTGTGACTTTTTCGTAGCTAATTGGGAAATAGCCATGATGTGTTCGTGACCATTTCATAGCTATAGCCAATTATTCTACTATTGTGGATAACAAACTCGGTTTTTTTTGGTGGTGGTAGGCCCCAGAGTTCGGTGGACCGTTCGGTTTCGGTCTGGGTGATTCAGATTATCGGATTTTCGGTGTTATGTTCAGAAGTACCATTCGGATTTTACTAATTATCaaatcggattcggttcggttcctttcaggttcggttcagatcggaTGTAACCAAAGTTTAAAATcgtctaaaaatatattttttaaacctcaaaaattgacaatttttttttaaatatataaattgtttacaaatctaattaaaaattagttaaactatctacattaactaaaaagtattcaaaataataactaaaacaaactaaaaaaatatttttaatattctaaaatatttaaatcttcttaaaatatataaaaacattaacatatttaactaatttcggaTATCTTTGGATCCtagttcggatttcggttcggttcgggttataACCAAACATCAAAGTACTAAgttccgttcggatatttttgtataacagttcggattcggtttcggtttttccGGTTCAGGTTTAGGTAGGTACTTCGGGTTGAGGTAAAAACTCCCAGGCCTAGGCGGTGGTTTCATCTTTTACTTGGAAATGGGAACGCATATCTATAGCCCCATCGGGAAGGACCAGGTCTTCTCCCCTTTGCATGTGGAGTTTAATAACTTGCTTTGGGAAATGAAAAACGCTTTGCAAATGGGATTCTAATCTACGTCTTTTGCATCGCACTGCCTACAGGTGGTTAAGTTGATCAGTGATGAAATGGAAGGAAGCATGGAGACAACTCCCGTTCAGTAGATGTTCTGTTTTGGTCAATCGACAGACAAGTGAAGAATAGAGTAGTGACCCTAAAGCAAGACAAAAGGATGGTTAATGCTTATCAAAGCTGGATTGGGTTTGTGGGAACATAGGAAATTTTTATAAAGTGTTTCATTGTTAGAAACCAAGTCATAAAACAAAGTAGCTCATGCTGTAAACAagcatatttttcttttgaatctaATTTAACAttctattcaaaaaaaaaaaaaagttgatcaGTGATGAAGAAGATTGGCCTTACATGGTCTCAAAATggaaggatttttttttgttagctaTGAAGTGTCTGCGGCTTCGGCCTAAATAATTTTCCCAATTCAGGGAAATAGCTCTTTTTTTATACCTAGACAAGGTATGAACCCCTCTTCAATTGTGTTTCGAAGCAGTAGCGCAACAATACCAATGTTTGCGCGCTTAAATCAACTGGGCTACCAACTGGATTTTACTCATATAGTTTAGTTTCGTCTTTTACTGTTTTCCGCTTTCTTTCATCTCACAAAAGCTTAATGTATGCATGGACCTTCTTTCCAAACAAGTTTACACACAAAACTCTGTTTTATCCCATGTAAATCTTCGATTCCGGGTTTCGGTAGCTTTAGAGGCTAACCTGTTTGAATCAAGCTAATAATACATGTAGTTGCTGTTTAAAAAAGAAGACAGAAAACAAGATCTGGGAATAACAGAAAAATCTTTGAGTTTTCAAAATCTTTTATACCACCAAACCGGGACTCAAACTTATCAGGTATATATGGACAGATCTTAGTCAACTTTAAACAACTGTCTACACCAAATCATGTATATATGTCAGACTCAGTCTAATCCTATATGtataaaccgaacaaaaaacAAGGTACATATACACCGAACTCACAGCATATCCAGATCCGTTTTCCGGCCTTACAGTAAAtcttagagaaatattgtttgCTGGGAGGTACACTAGATTTTGTGTTTGAGTCGAGGCATTTAACATGCCTTGCCATAAACTAATAACTAGTGTTCTAGAGTCTCTAGACCCCATATTGTTTTCGACTCACATGAAAGTTTCGAACACTCATGGTCACATGTCGGCAGGAGACATGGAGGATATTGACCATTGAGCCATTTCCATTCCCTcctatttaaaatcaattttcaaTTACAGTTTGGAAGATATTATAGACGGAGTATGAATTTTCTTGGTGAATGTTGATTTTTGCTTTTGTCTTCAAGCTTTTAAAACAAGAAAGCTTGTAAAGATGTCAGAAGAAATTGTGTGGTCATTTCTAAAGAAAAGtacaaaaaatatgttaataattgTAATTAATGATCCATCAAtgaaaaatcaagaaaacaaaaagtacAGTAAAATACGAAGTTGGGTAGTTGCATTTCAATTTAAACTCCATGAAAATGGTCCAATTTCTAACATAACTATCTTTTCTATTTCTAGTTACTCTCGTCAATGTCATAAATAGTCCAGTAGTTCCATATTCAGCTAACAAAGCTTAAGAAGAAGACTTCAAAAAGAAGCACTCAATACACTACAATCAGAgctcaagagagagagagagagagagagagagataaaaagagagaaatgaTGTGTAGCTTGAAAATGGTCTCTCCACGGCCTCCAACGACTCTATTCCAGTCGAATGGAGATGGGTTCCCAACATTTCTTCCGAAGGAGGTAAAAGACATAAAAGATCCATTCGCAAGAGCTCTGGCTCAAAAGATTGTACGGATTCCAGTTCCTCTTCAGGtttctccatcttctctctCGATTTTAGTTCCTTAGTTTCTCGACTTTTAggaaatcaaaataaaaatgtgttTGCAGATGGAAAACTTTAGAGGCTGTGTAATGAGTAGCTGTATCAAACCAACTGTTCAATTACCGGACAAAAGTCCTGTCGTTCTTCTTCATTGTTTTGACAGGTTCGTTTGCCAACAAGACAAAGACAATTCCATGAGCTCACttactgagtttttttttttttggcttagtTCGTGTCTTGAATGGAGGCGTGCGTATCCTCTGCTTGAGGAAGCTTGTCTTGAGACTTGGGCTATTGATGTTCTTGGTTGGGGCTTCTCCGATTTACGTAAGATTGGCACACCACTTACTTTTacgaaaattaaattatattcttGAGAAATCGTTTTTAGAATACATGATTTGTGattactacaaaaaaaaaatttgatcacTTCTTTTACAATTTAAGGAGCTCACTATTTATTCTGTTTTCAATttcgaaaactcactattttatttttgttttactgTTCCAAGAACTCAGCATTTATATATCTCAAAAATAACTCAgtactactatttttattttatttcaaattcaaGAGCTCACTTATTTAATGAATATTCTAGAGAAACTTCCACCATGTGATGCAGCATCTAAGCGACATCATCTATTCGAGGTCAGCACTCACAATACATTATAAGAAAAAAGATGAATATCGACTGTTTACTAGTGTACTGCCGACAAATACAATTATGTGGTTAGATATACGATATTGAGTTTTCCTCTTGGTTAATCTGTGTTCTTTGATTTGAATTTCAGCTTTGGAAAACATATATCAAACGACCAATGATTTTAGTTGGACCAAGCTTAGGAGCAACTGTAGCTGTTGATTTCACTGCTACTTACCCTGAAGCTGTAAATTACTATTTCCGTTAAACCaatttttatacatttctcAGTCACAATATCCTCTTCTTTTCGACCAAAAAACATCCTCTTCTTTATAACTTTCAGGTTGATAAACTGGTTCTCATTAATGCGAATGCGTATTCAGAAGGAACCGGTGCTCTTAAAGATTTACCAAAATCAATTGCTTACGCTGGGGTTTGTCTGAAAAAACTCTTATTATACTCAATAGTTTACTGACAAGGACCACAAGGTTGATCATAAATATAACTTAATGACACATTGATCTTGATTCCCAGATTTATAagagttaaatatatatatatatatatacattatataccATCTAAATCGTTCAAATactaaatcataatattattatatttgtcTATAATTCCCATAATCTCAAGACTACTACTGTTTGTAaagtattttaataaatttcacACGATTAATTGTTTTAGGTTAAGTTGTTGAAGTCATTTCCT is from Brassica napus cultivar Da-Ae chromosome A4, Da-Ae, whole genome shotgun sequence and encodes:
- the LOC106454459 gene encoding putative 2-succinyl-6-hydroxy-2,4-cyclohexadiene-1-carboxylate synthase isoform X1, with amino-acid sequence MMCSLKMVSPRPPTTLFQSNGDGFPTFLPKEVKDIKDPFARALAQKIVRIPVPLQMENFRGCVMSSCIKPTVQLPDKSPVVLLHCFDSSCLEWRRAYPLLEEACLETWAIDVLGWGFSDLQKLPPCDAASKRHHLFELWKTYIKRPMILVGPSLGATVAVDFTATYPEAVDKLVLINANAYSEGTGALKDLPKSIAYAGVKLLKSFPLRLLANVLAFSSPLSENIDWTNIGRLHCQMPWWEDAMVNFMISGGYNVASHIKLINHKTLVICSENDQIVSNQLSVKLLCELQNAVFREVPDSGHLPHVENPKQFVKLISDFASGKLN
- the LOC106454459 gene encoding uncharacterized protein LOC106454459 isoform X2, which translates into the protein MMCSLKMVSPRPPTTLFQSNGDGFPTFLPKEVKDIKDPFARALAQKIVRIPVPLQMENFRGCVMSSCIKPTVQLPDKSPVVLLHCFDSSCLEWRRAYPLLEEACLETWAIDVLGWGFSDLQKLPPCDAASKRHHLFELWKTYIKRPMILVGPSLGATVAVDFTATYPEAVDKLVLINANAYSEGTGALKDLPKSIAYAGVKLLKSFPLRLLANVLAFSSPLSENIDWTNIGRLHCQMPWWEDAMVNFMISGGYNINHKTLVICSENDQIVSNQLSVKLLCELQNAVFREVPDSGHLPHVENPKQFVKLISDFASGKLN